A window of the Thermoleophilia bacterium SCSIO 60948 genome harbors these coding sequences:
- a CDS encoding NADH-quinone oxidoreductase subunit M, with the protein MLTTLLVVPLVAGLLCLFAPRRIGAVISILGAAVTLGLAVAIVAGFDGGASGLQYAVDAEWIPALGISYSLGVDGVSVFLVALTALLWLAGTVWSAMRLPDGKGRAGLYLFLLGLGETATLGAFLAQDLLLFVLFFDLMLIPFFLLIGAFGRRVSEPAPGGGSIIEINPSSATIKMIVYTLAGSLLMLVGAIATAVLAADGGQISFAMADLRENILSEGSQAWIFWLFAAAFLVKMPAFPIHGWMPDAYRACPLPVLVLLSGVLSKVGAYGFIRVVLPTFPDASVQFQDVMLVIGVISILYGSAMAFTQTNIRLIAGYSSVAQLGFITIGIFALTPDAIGGSILQMVNHGLVVAPVFLIAAVLYARSGTEDITKMGGLAKRAPILAGLFLVVTMALLAIPGSANFIGEFFILNGLFETKVAFAVVASVGIALAAFYALRMYQRTMHNPLPEGMVSREIEWREALVIVPLVGVIIALALYPGLVIERSEATVGGGVEAVAAAADRAGETTVAEAAVR; encoded by the coding sequence ATGCTGACCACGCTGCTCGTCGTCCCGCTCGTCGCCGGCCTGCTCTGCCTGTTCGCGCCACGGCGGATCGGCGCCGTGATCTCGATCCTCGGCGCCGCGGTCACGCTCGGCCTCGCCGTCGCGATCGTCGCCGGCTTCGACGGCGGCGCGTCGGGGCTCCAGTACGCGGTCGATGCCGAATGGATCCCGGCGCTCGGGATCTCCTATTCGCTCGGCGTCGACGGGGTCAGCGTCTTCCTCGTCGCCCTGACCGCGCTGCTCTGGCTGGCGGGCACCGTGTGGTCGGCGATGCGCCTGCCCGACGGCAAGGGCCGTGCCGGGCTCTACCTGTTCCTGCTCGGCCTCGGTGAGACGGCGACGCTCGGCGCCTTCCTCGCCCAGGACCTGCTGCTCTTCGTCCTCTTCTTCGACCTGATGCTGATCCCGTTCTTCCTCCTGATCGGGGCATTCGGGCGTCGCGTCTCGGAGCCGGCCCCCGGCGGCGGGTCGATCATCGAGATCAACCCCTCCTCGGCGACGATCAAGATGATCGTCTACACCCTCGCCGGCTCACTGCTGATGCTGGTCGGCGCGATCGCGACCGCGGTCCTCGCCGCGGACGGCGGCCAGATCTCATTCGCGATGGCCGACCTGCGCGAGAACATCCTCTCCGAGGGCTCGCAGGCGTGGATCTTCTGGCTGTTCGCCGCGGCGTTCCTGGTCAAGATGCCGGCGTTCCCGATCCACGGCTGGATGCCCGACGCCTACCGGGCCTGCCCGCTGCCCGTCCTCGTCCTGCTGTCGGGTGTGCTGTCGAAGGTCGGCGCCTACGGTTTCATCCGCGTCGTCCTGCCGACCTTCCCCGACGCCTCGGTCCAGTTCCAGGACGTGATGCTCGTGATCGGGGTCATCTCGATCCTCTACGGCTCGGCGATGGCGTTCACGCAGACCAACATCCGCCTGATCGCGGGCTACTCGTCGGTCGCCCAGCTCGGCTTCATCACGATCGGGATCTTCGCCCTGACGCCCGACGCGATCGGCGGCTCGATCCTGCAGATGGTCAACCACGGTCTCGTCGTCGCGCCGGTCTTCCTGATCGCCGCCGTGCTCTACGCGCGCTCGGGAACCGAGGACATCACGAAGATGGGCGGCCTCGCCAAGCGCGCGCCGATCCTCGCCGGCCTCTTCCTCGTCGTCACGATGGCGCTGCTGGCGATCCCCGGGTCGGCCAACTTCATCGGCGAGTTCTTCATCCTCAACGGCCTGTTCGAGACGAAGGTCGCGTTCGCGGTCGTCGCCTCGGTCGGGATCGCGCTGGCCGCGTTCTACGCGCTTCGGATGTACCAGCGCACGATGCACAATCCACTGCCCGAGGGCATGGTCTCGCGCGAGATCGAGTGGCGCGAGGCGCTCGTGATCGTCCCGCTCGTCGGCGTGATAATCGCGCTCGCGCTATATCCCGGGCTCGTGATCGAGCGCTCGGAGGCAACCGTCGGCGGTGGGGTCGAGGCCGTGGCGGCGGCGGCCGACCGCGCCGGTGAGACGACGGTCGCGGAGGCGGCGGTCCGATGA
- the nuoL gene encoding NADH-quinone oxidoreductase subunit L — translation MSATTSAWIALALPLVGSLVIAFGWRALPGRTAGLVGTGALALSFVFSVITLFALLDHPVEEQQLTSSLYDYASGLGIDIQLGILVDPLSVLMLLIVTGVSTLIHVYSYAYMEGDAGYRRFFSYLNFFVFSMLLLVLAGNFVLLIVGWAFVGFASFALISYWYRRKSATKAGMKAFVINVIGDVGLVLAAFLILRELGTVDYLTSFEAAREEFSVDQGSVIAICLLLLIGAFAKSAQLPLHTWLPDAMEGPTPVSALIHAATMVTAGVYLIARAHPFFELAPTAADISAVLALAGLIMAATIACVVTDLKRIIAYSTMSQIGYMVMGVSIGAYTAGMFHLMTHAFFKALLFMAAGSIIAAMANNQDIDRMRGFRKAMPVTSVLLIIGALALAGFPGTSGFFSKDEILAYAAERGGFYTLFEIGGYVAALLTAFYSFRIGFRVVAGKPCEEAKELEQGHMAHADPVNPATGEPEDTDVGYPGPEHHIAERAKPMAAAMGILGVLALVAGFIQVPGVTAVLEHFLEGSFEDSELFAIHPSVGHAWFGLLIGGIISVVGIAAAYVAYVRRPGITLDLRQRFGRIHDFLFARWYFDELLDFLVYKPVVGTGRFFNRVFERYVVDGLVNGAGGIVRGAGQIVRGAQSGFVRAYALLVLGGFAALGLYFLLVGA, via the coding sequence ATGAGCGCGACGACGTCCGCCTGGATCGCGCTGGCGCTGCCGCTCGTCGGCTCGCTCGTGATCGCGTTCGGCTGGCGCGCCCTGCCCGGCCGCACGGCGGGGCTGGTCGGCACGGGCGCGCTCGCGCTGTCGTTCGTCTTCTCGGTGATCACGCTGTTCGCGCTGCTCGACCACCCGGTCGAGGAGCAGCAGCTCACCTCCTCGCTCTACGACTACGCGAGCGGCTTGGGGATCGACATCCAGCTCGGGATCCTCGTCGACCCGCTGTCGGTACTGATGCTGCTCATCGTCACCGGGGTCTCGACGCTGATCCACGTCTACTCCTACGCCTACATGGAGGGCGACGCGGGCTACCGGCGCTTCTTCAGCTACCTCAACTTCTTCGTCTTCTCGATGCTGCTGCTCGTCCTCGCGGGCAACTTCGTCCTGCTGATCGTCGGCTGGGCGTTCGTCGGCTTCGCCTCGTTCGCGCTGATCTCCTACTGGTACCGGCGAAAGAGCGCGACGAAGGCCGGCATGAAGGCGTTCGTCATCAACGTGATCGGCGATGTCGGCCTCGTCCTCGCCGCCTTCCTGATCCTGCGCGAGCTCGGCACCGTCGACTACCTGACCTCCTTCGAGGCGGCGCGTGAGGAGTTCTCGGTCGACCAGGGCTCGGTCATCGCGATCTGTCTGCTGCTGCTGATCGGCGCGTTCGCGAAGTCCGCCCAGCTGCCGCTCCACACCTGGCTGCCCGACGCGATGGAGGGCCCGACCCCGGTCTCGGCGCTGATCCACGCCGCGACGATGGTCACCGCCGGCGTCTACCTGATCGCCCGCGCGCACCCGTTCTTCGAGCTCGCCCCGACCGCCGCCGACATCTCTGCCGTCCTCGCGCTGGCCGGGCTGATCATGGCCGCGACGATCGCCTGCGTCGTCACCGACCTCAAGCGGATCATCGCCTACTCGACGATGAGCCAGATCGGCTACATGGTCATGGGCGTATCGATCGGCGCCTACACCGCCGGGATGTTCCACCTGATGACGCACGCCTTCTTCAAGGCGCTGCTGTTCATGGCCGCCGGCTCGATCATCGCCGCGATGGCCAACAACCAGGACATCGACCGGATGCGCGGCTTTCGCAAGGCGATGCCGGTCACCTCGGTGCTGCTGATCATCGGCGCGCTGGCCCTCGCCGGCTTCCCGGGCACCTCCGGCTTCTTCTCGAAGGACGAGATCCTCGCCTACGCGGCCGAGCGCGGCGGCTTCTACACGCTGTTCGAGATCGGCGGCTACGTCGCGGCGCTTCTGACGGCCTTCTACTCGTTCCGGATCGGGTTCCGGGTCGTCGCCGGCAAGCCGTGCGAGGAGGCCAAGGAGCTCGAGCAGGGCCACATGGCCCACGCCGACCCGGTCAACCCCGCGACCGGCGAGCCCGAGGACACCGACGTCGGCTATCCCGGGCCCGAGCACCACATCGCCGAGCGCGCGAAGCCGATGGCGGCGGCGATGGGCATCCTCGGCGTGCTCGCCCTCGTCGCCGGGTTCATCCAGGTTCCGGGCGTCACCGCTGTCCTCGAGCACTTCCTCGAGGGCTCGTTCGAGGACTCGGAGCTGTTCGCGATCCACCCGTCCGTGGGCCACGCCTGGTTCGGCCTGCTGATCGGAGGCATCATCTCGGTCGTCGGGATCGCCGCCGCCTACGTCGCCTACGTACGCCGTCCCGGCATCACGCTCGACCTGCGCCAGCGCTTCGGCCGGATCCACGACTTCCTGTTCGCGCGCTGGTACTTCGACGAGCTGCTCGACTTCCTCGTCTACAAGCCGGTCGTCGGCACCGGCCGGTTCTTCAACCGCGTCTTCGAGCGCTACGTCGTCGACGGCCTCGTCAACGGCGCGGGCGGCATCGTCCGAGGCGCGGGGCAGATCGTCCGCGGAGCGCAGTCGGGCTTCGTTCGCGCCTACGCGCTGCTCGTCCTCGGCGGCTTCGCCGCGCTCGGCCTCTACTTCCTGCTGGTTGGTGCGTAA
- a CDS encoding NADH-quinone oxidoreductase subunit N → MIEVDFNPPAIDYAGISPIIALSVGLVVTLLVGLARPSRAKIFASIASFATLAITAGLLVWQWDEPANLVAGALRLDSLSISVSLIAIFSAAFAIPLSWREDMLERPFAQSSHGEFQALLLTSVLGMVLLAQSQNLIVFFVALELLSIPLYVLCGMALRRRESLESGLKYLIVGSLGSATLLYGLAFIYGASGSTDFATIANALGADLGDDILVLIGIALCATGLAFKLSIAPFHQWTPDVYQGAPTPVTAFMAVATKAAAFAVFVRFFEVALGPSVDQWQTALAGLAAFSIAVGNVGALGQRSLKRMLGYSGVAQAGYMLVAIVAANEAGISALVFYLAGYAFTNLAAFAVITIRERETEWGDDIRSFENLGSERPGLAWALTISMLGLAGLPGTVGFIGKLFLINAISDAGFIWLGIAIAIGTVISLAYYLRVIAAIWMSPRPEPSAATGPSATPRPAIAGGSPDIAPAEADALGRNGDAAFDPRAGLPSGGRCFVILGLLFLVSAASVVFGILPQPLADWAGEAGASIVAAFPG, encoded by the coding sequence ATGATCGAGGTCGACTTCAACCCGCCCGCGATCGACTACGCGGGGATCTCGCCGATCATCGCGCTCAGCGTCGGGCTCGTCGTCACCCTGCTCGTCGGTCTCGCGCGTCCGAGCCGGGCGAAGATCTTCGCGAGCATCGCGAGCTTCGCCACGCTCGCGATCACCGCCGGCCTGCTCGTCTGGCAGTGGGACGAGCCCGCGAACCTCGTCGCCGGCGCGCTGCGACTCGACTCGCTGTCGATCTCGGTGTCGCTGATCGCGATCTTCTCGGCCGCGTTCGCGATCCCGCTCTCGTGGCGCGAGGACATGCTCGAGCGCCCGTTCGCGCAGTCGAGCCACGGCGAGTTCCAGGCCCTGCTGCTGACCTCGGTCCTCGGCATGGTCCTGCTCGCGCAGTCGCAGAACCTGATCGTCTTCTTCGTCGCGCTCGAGCTGCTCTCGATCCCGCTGTACGTCCTCTGCGGGATGGCGCTGCGCCGTCGCGAGTCACTCGAGTCCGGCCTCAAGTACCTGATCGTCGGCTCGCTCGGCTCGGCGACGCTGCTCTACGGGCTCGCGTTCATCTACGGCGCCTCGGGCTCGACCGACTTCGCGACGATCGCCAACGCGCTCGGCGCCGACCTCGGCGACGACATCCTCGTGTTGATCGGGATCGCGCTCTGCGCCACGGGGCTCGCGTTCAAGCTCTCGATCGCGCCCTTCCACCAGTGGACGCCCGACGTCTACCAGGGCGCCCCGACACCGGTGACCGCGTTCATGGCCGTCGCTACGAAGGCCGCCGCCTTCGCGGTCTTCGTCCGCTTCTTCGAGGTCGCGCTCGGGCCGTCGGTCGACCAGTGGCAGACCGCCCTCGCCGGTCTCGCGGCGTTCTCGATCGCGGTCGGCAACGTCGGCGCGCTCGGCCAGCGCTCGCTCAAACGGATGCTCGGCTACTCGGGCGTCGCGCAGGCGGGATACATGCTGGTCGCGATCGTCGCCGCCAACGAGGCCGGGATCTCGGCGCTCGTCTTCTACCTCGCGGGCTATGCGTTCACCAACCTCGCCGCGTTCGCCGTGATCACGATCCGCGAGCGCGAGACCGAGTGGGGCGACGACATCCGCAGCTTCGAGAACCTCGGTTCGGAGCGACCGGGTCTCGCATGGGCGCTCACCATCTCGATGCTCGGGCTCGCCGGGCTCCCTGGCACGGTCGGCTTCATCGGCAAGCTGTTCCTGATCAACGCGATCTCCGATGCCGGGTTCATCTGGCTGGGCATCGCGATCGCGATCGGCACGGTCATCTCTCTCGCCTACTACCTGCGGGTGATCGCGGCGATCTGGATGAGCCCGCGACCCGAGCCGAGCGCCGCGACCGGCCCCTCGGCGACGCCGCGACCGGCGATCGCCGGCGGCTCGCCGGACATCGCGCCGGCCGAGGCGGACGCGCTCGGGCGCAACGGCGACGCGGCGTTCGATCCCCGCGCGGGCCTACCGAGCGGCGGGCGTTGCTTCGTGATCCTCGGGCTTCTGTTCTTGGTCAGTGCCGCCTCGGTCGTCTTCGGGATCCTCCCGCAGCCGCTCGCCGACTGGGCGGGCGAAGCCGGCGCGTCGATCGTCGCCGCGTTCCCCGGTTGA